One window of Phycisphaeraceae bacterium genomic DNA carries:
- a CDS encoding glycosyltransferase family 39 protein has translation MVPGAHTSSQRIGQPTDATSNRTMPPKWLIIVLCALGIGMRVHHFDSPPIGHHQWRQSDTASVSRNMMQGDGSLWRPTMDWRGDGDGAVEMEFPLYQAAVATLYSILDVHHWIPRLCSVAANLLSVWIVFLLVRRISDDATAAWTACTLIVLPLYAFFGRAIQPEAWMVCAFVCSVYCFLRWSQTQRMAWFTCAAGATALAILLKLPSVVVGLPLLGIAMHRFGWRFLTRPMLWVFAIISLGLPVVWYTHAHQIGIASGNSFGIARSDKWLAFSTLARPGFYANVFVGKIAEDHLAIVGVPLALLGMVVCKRKGQEWILALWMVAMLVHIAFIAVGHSVHDYYQLPMTIPLAFYIGRFLARSRWTVQSPKLGHVLVIVLACTSMYTIAKLYRKERPQRASSVTLAEAIARATTADDLVVIVDGYPSGDPAVLYLADRKGWILPFDAIAPEAVRTFADRGAVIIASDLSMLRSAEAVERVRALGAAGEVVESTERVFVVRVGP, from the coding sequence GTGGTTCCCGGCGCGCACACATCCAGCCAGCGTATCGGTCAACCCACCGACGCGACATCGAATCGCACCATGCCGCCCAAGTGGCTGATCATTGTGCTGTGCGCTCTTGGGATCGGGATGCGCGTGCATCATTTCGACAGCCCACCCATCGGACATCATCAGTGGCGCCAGTCTGATACCGCGAGTGTCTCGCGCAACATGATGCAAGGTGACGGCTCGCTCTGGCGTCCCACCATGGACTGGCGGGGCGACGGGGATGGTGCGGTCGAGATGGAGTTTCCGCTCTATCAGGCAGCTGTTGCGACACTGTATTCCATCCTCGATGTGCATCACTGGATTCCGCGACTGTGCTCTGTTGCTGCGAACTTGCTCAGCGTGTGGATCGTGTTCCTGCTCGTCAGGCGGATCAGCGACGATGCGACCGCTGCGTGGACCGCGTGCACACTCATCGTGCTACCGCTGTACGCGTTCTTCGGGCGCGCGATCCAACCCGAAGCATGGATGGTCTGTGCGTTTGTATGTTCTGTGTACTGCTTTCTCAGATGGTCGCAGACGCAGCGCATGGCATGGTTTACCTGCGCCGCGGGGGCGACTGCACTAGCCATTCTGCTCAAACTCCCGTCTGTGGTGGTCGGGCTCCCATTACTTGGAATCGCGATGCATCGATTTGGTTGGCGGTTTCTCACGCGACCAATGCTCTGGGTGTTCGCGATCATCTCACTCGGACTCCCGGTTGTGTGGTACACGCACGCGCATCAGATCGGTATCGCGTCGGGGAACAGCTTCGGGATCGCACGATCCGACAAGTGGCTTGCGTTTTCCACGCTGGCGAGGCCGGGGTTCTACGCCAATGTGTTCGTCGGCAAGATCGCTGAGGACCACCTCGCGATTGTTGGCGTGCCACTCGCGCTGCTCGGCATGGTCGTTTGCAAGCGAAAAGGCCAGGAGTGGATCTTGGCCCTGTGGATGGTTGCGATGCTTGTCCATATCGCTTTCATCGCGGTTGGACATTCCGTGCATGACTACTACCAGCTCCCAATGACGATACCGCTCGCGTTCTACATCGGCCGGTTTCTGGCGCGATCGCGATGGACGGTCCAATCACCCAAACTCGGGCATGTGCTCGTCATTGTGCTCGCGTGCACCAGCATGTATACCATTGCAAAGCTCTATCGCAAAGAACGTCCACAGCGCGCAAGTTCGGTTACACTGGCTGAGGCGATCGCGCGCGCAACTACTGCGGACGATCTCGTCGTGATTGTCGACGGATATCCATCGGGCGATCCTGCTGTGCTGTATCTTGCCGATCGGAAGGGATGGATACTCCCATTCGATGCAATAGCACCAGAAGCTGTCCGCACGTTTGCCGATCGCGGCGCAGTCATCATTGCATCAGATCTGTCGATGCTCCGGTCCGCAGAGGCTGTGGAGCGCGTCCGAGCGCTCGGCGCAGCAGGTGAAGTAGTAGAAAGCACTGAACGGGTGTTTGTGGTAAGGGTGGGGCCGTAG
- a CDS encoding hydroxylase, translating to MNVHYLEIVTPDVNETCNALQKAHNVAFGEPVPELGNARTALLSSGGTLGVRAPMHDAEEPVVRPYVLVADIENAVEAARSAGAEIALPPMEIPGRGRCAIYILGGIQHGLWER from the coding sequence GTGAATGTCCACTATCTCGAGATCGTGACTCCTGACGTCAATGAAACCTGCAACGCGCTGCAGAAGGCGCACAACGTGGCGTTTGGTGAGCCCGTTCCCGAGCTTGGCAACGCGCGTACTGCTCTGCTCAGCAGCGGCGGCACTCTTGGCGTGCGCGCACCAATGCACGATGCCGAAGAGCCCGTCGTTCGCCCGTATGTTCTTGTTGCAGATATCGAGAACGCAGTAGAAGCAGCAAGATCAGCGGGTGCTGAGATTGCCCTGCCGCCCATGGAGATCCCGGGCCGAGGCAGATGCGCTATCTACATCCTTGGCGGGATTCAGCACGGCCTCTGGGAGCGTTGA
- a CDS encoding pyridoxamine 5'-phosphate oxidase family protein — MKLDANVIRSIEESVLCWLATSSASGQPSVSPKEVFAAFNNDSIIIANIASPNSARNIRENSRACVSFVNVFTQKGFQIKGTALYLTKGDDDFAEIEQVLLNITQGKFPFKSVFRVMAEEVNEILAPRYRLYPETTEQDQIDSAMVAYGVGLRDN, encoded by the coding sequence ATGAAACTCGATGCGAACGTCATCAGGAGTATCGAAGAGAGTGTGCTGTGCTGGCTCGCGACGAGTTCCGCATCCGGTCAGCCCAGCGTGTCACCCAAGGAGGTCTTCGCTGCATTCAACAACGACTCGATCATCATCGCGAACATCGCGTCGCCCAACTCGGCACGAAACATCCGGGAGAACAGCAGAGCGTGCGTGAGCTTTGTGAACGTCTTTACGCAGAAGGGGTTTCAGATCAAGGGGACAGCGCTCTATCTCACCAAGGGTGATGATGACTTTGCTGAGATAGAGCAGGTGCTACTGAACATCACACAGGGGAAGTTTCCATTCAAGTCTGTCTTCCGAGTGATGGCTGAAGAGGTGAATGAGATACTCGCGCCACGGTACCGCTTGTACCCGGAAACGACCGAGCAGGATCAGATCGATAGCGCGATGGTTGCGTACGGGGTGGGGCTGCGGGACAACTGA
- a CDS encoding DUF4062 domain-containing protein: MAYQAKVVKVFIASPGDVSEERQVVRDVIAEWNVLNSELSKIVLLPVGWETHSSPEMGDRPQAIVNKQVLKDCDLLVAVFWTRLGTPTGQSASGTVEEIKEHLKLNKPTMIYFSQQRVRPDDIDPDQYDVLKKFKDSCMTKGLIQSYKEIEDFRRHFTRHLSRAVSDWKSQLQAFNATKDVVLEGDAELNVIANKMLVSVAKSRNGMMYFMQSRLMFEVISDDVILKTNDPRERASWEHAASFLCAKGLLEKRPNSDLDIFKLTHAGYTAADRLVSAPIGGSR, encoded by the coding sequence ATGGCATATCAGGCAAAAGTGGTCAAAGTGTTTATCGCTTCGCCGGGAGATGTCAGCGAAGAGCGCCAAGTTGTCCGTGATGTAATTGCGGAATGGAACGTACTGAACTCTGAACTCTCAAAGATTGTATTGTTGCCGGTTGGATGGGAAACACACTCATCTCCAGAGATGGGAGATCGTCCTCAAGCAATAGTCAACAAACAAGTGCTCAAAGACTGCGATTTACTAGTTGCAGTGTTCTGGACGCGACTTGGAACTCCGACGGGGCAATCAGCAAGCGGCACAGTTGAAGAAATTAAGGAGCACCTCAAACTTAATAAGCCAACGATGATTTACTTTTCGCAACAACGAGTACGGCCAGATGATATTGATCCTGATCAATACGATGTCTTGAAGAAGTTCAAAGATAGCTGTATGACAAAGGGCTTAATCCAGAGTTATAAAGAAATAGAGGATTTTCGTCGGCATTTTACTCGACATTTGTCAAGAGCGGTTTCTGACTGGAAATCGCAATTGCAAGCATTTAATGCTACAAAGGATGTTGTGCTCGAAGGGGACGCAGAGTTGAATGTTATCGCCAATAAGATGTTGGTTTCAGTTGCAAAGAGCCGTAACGGGATGATGTATTTTATGCAGTCGAGATTGATGTTTGAAGTAATATCTGACGATGTGATATTGAAAACTAATGATCCAAGAGAAAGAGCCAGTTGGGAGCACGCAGCGTCATTTCTCTGTGCCAAAGGACTGTTAGAGAAACGACCCAATTCTGATCTTGATATTTTTAAACTAACTCACGCAGGATATACGGCGGCAGACCGGTTAGTTTCAGCTCCCATTGGTGGCTCTCGGTGA
- a CDS encoding acyl-CoA desaturase, with amino-acid sequence MSDTLPQTARIIGQQPSTSLHGKLKLKEQIAAHLPEDENLDLPVGLPLGRRIANLIVILVPLAALIVACVYAWGWGLGWTELGLFFGMYLLTGFGVTIGYHRLFAHKSFSTGPIMTSILAILGTMSVQGSLLRWVSFHRGHHQHSDQELDPHSPHGHGDGIIGAIKGAWNAHLGWMFKPQKFNLDKYVPDLRRSKLIRTISALSLLWVVLSLAIPTVLGGLIDLSWRGAFLGLLWGGLIRIAFVHHVTWSVNSVCHMWGTRPYKSHDESRNNPIVGVLALGEGWHNNHHAFPTSARHGLAWWQIDFSYIIIWCMAKMGLVWNVRVPDAERQAKQRR; translated from the coding sequence ATGTCAGACACCCTTCCTCAGACCGCCCGCATCATCGGGCAGCAGCCATCGACCAGCCTGCACGGCAAGCTCAAACTGAAAGAGCAGATCGCTGCGCATCTACCTGAGGATGAGAACCTCGATCTTCCCGTCGGTCTCCCACTCGGCAGGCGTATCGCGAACCTCATTGTCATCCTTGTTCCGCTCGCAGCACTCATCGTCGCGTGCGTGTACGCATGGGGATGGGGACTCGGATGGACAGAACTCGGATTGTTCTTCGGCATGTATCTGCTGACCGGGTTCGGCGTCACCATCGGGTACCACAGACTGTTCGCGCACAAGTCGTTCTCCACCGGCCCGATCATGACATCCATCCTCGCGATACTCGGCACGATGTCCGTGCAGGGGTCGCTGCTCCGCTGGGTCTCGTTCCATCGCGGGCATCATCAGCACTCAGATCAGGAACTCGATCCGCATTCGCCGCACGGGCACGGCGACGGCATCATCGGCGCAATCAAGGGCGCGTGGAACGCGCACCTCGGCTGGATGTTCAAGCCGCAGAAGTTCAATCTCGACAAGTACGTCCCCGATCTCCGCCGAAGCAAGCTCATCCGCACCATCTCGGCACTCTCGCTGCTATGGGTCGTGCTGAGTCTTGCGATCCCGACAGTGCTGGGCGGATTGATCGACCTCAGCTGGCGCGGCGCGTTCCTCGGGCTCCTGTGGGGCGGACTGATCCGCATCGCGTTTGTCCACCACGTCACGTGGAGTGTGAACTCCGTCTGCCACATGTGGGGCACGCGCCCGTACAAGTCGCACGACGAGTCACGAAACAACCCGATCGTCGGCGTACTCGCGCTGGGCGAGGGGTGGCACAACAACCACCACGCGTTCCCCACCTCGGCCCGTCACGGGCTTGCCTGGTGGCAGATCGACTTCAGCTACATCATCATCTGGTGTATGGCGAAGATGGGACTCGTCTGGAACGTGCGCGTGCCGGACGCTGAGCGACAGGCGAAGCAGAGGCGGTAA
- a CDS encoding DUF2959 domain-containing protein has product MCVVPLAGCASQRIAIAEALGTPKREQLVSHVEKARNAQEDAKEQFADALEEFKALTGYSGGDLEAVYNKLKKEYERSQDRAEAVTDRINMVELVSSKLFKEWETELDEYSNQDLRRSSEQQLYDTKAKYTQMVSKMKQAESKMQPVLTTLGDQVLFLKHNLNARSIASLQSTVVSLETEVETLIRDMEASIAEANTFINEMSDSE; this is encoded by the coding sequence ATGTGTGTTGTCCCGCTCGCCGGGTGCGCATCGCAACGGATCGCGATCGCTGAAGCGCTCGGCACCCCCAAGCGCGAGCAGCTCGTCTCGCATGTCGAAAAAGCTCGCAACGCGCAAGAAGATGCCAAGGAGCAGTTCGCTGACGCACTCGAGGAGTTCAAAGCACTGACCGGGTACTCCGGCGGCGATCTCGAAGCTGTCTACAACAAGCTCAAGAAGGAGTACGAGCGATCGCAGGATCGCGCAGAAGCGGTCACCGATCGCATCAACATGGTTGAGCTTGTCTCATCCAAGCTCTTCAAGGAATGGGAGACCGAACTCGACGAGTACTCCAACCAGGATCTTCGTCGGTCCAGCGAGCAGCAACTCTATGACACCAAAGCGAAGTACACGCAGATGGTCTCGAAGATGAAGCAGGCCGAGTCAAAGATGCAGCCCGTGCTGACGACGCTGGGCGATCAGGTGCTGTTCCTGAAACACAATCTCAACGCGCGATCCATCGCGTCACTCCAGAGCACGGTTGTCTCACTCGAAACCGAGGTCGAGACACTCATCCGCGATATGGAAGCGTCGATCGCGGAGGCCAACACGTTCATCAATGAGATGTCCGACAGCGAATAA
- a CDS encoding VOC family protein: MSDTQRPGTIGWHDLTVENADQIRDFYAAVAQWKPEPVDMGGYSDFSMVASDGSPTAGVCFKRGTNADIPSQWLMYIIVEDIDASIAACTKLGGSVLVGPKSMGSARYCVIRDPAGAVCGLYQA, encoded by the coding sequence ATGTCAGACACACAAAGGCCCGGCACCATCGGATGGCACGATCTCACCGTCGAGAACGCAGACCAGATTCGTGATTTCTACGCAGCGGTTGCACAGTGGAAACCCGAACCTGTTGACATGGGCGGGTACAGCGACTTCAGCATGGTTGCCTCAGACGGTTCCCCCACTGCTGGTGTGTGCTTCAAGCGCGGCACGAACGCTGACATCCCCTCGCAGTGGCTCATGTACATCATTGTTGAGGATATTGACGCGAGCATAGCAGCCTGCACAAAGCTCGGCGGTTCTGTACTCGTGGGACCGAAGTCGATGGGCAGTGCGCGGTATTGTGTTATCCGCGATCCCGCTGGCGCAGTATGCGGACTCTATCAGGCGTAA